The Bacillus sp. Y1 genome has a window encoding:
- a CDS encoding metallophosphoesterase family protein, with translation MGDKLLEKHQLDPTKRPAALFLTGDQIYADDVSEHLFPFIRKTAETLMGYEEDLLAIDKRITNYTNRKQISKYVCKFTSRKSSNHLFTLGEYSTMYLLSFGPALWKDILPQLSNTSNNADIINFANSTFSTQRLLANIPTYMICDDHDITDDWNITKKWKENVENSPLGKHILANALTAYFAFQGWGNDPSRFSSDFFLPLAEYVMNKPFNLHTYKSWINSIIGFGPWTYIAPTKPKVLCLDTRTSREWSYYKNQSNRWIPPSTSGPELVNEKGWTFATTKLLESGWRKKDPLVIVSPAPLYGMEVIESFLEKYISPLRNKGIPVTTSFDLEAWRMNGKGVYHFYKVLMKLDPSEITILSGDAHMASAIEVWTQFGKQEEIKLLQLTSSPLKNETFRGLSGLALKAAIVLYTIFQTEDWIVRVCDEKQNFHYDSIAETKAVTLAESIHYLYVNKKSITELSNNLGLVSFMTGQTYHQLLTAHVTKKDEA, from the coding sequence TTGGGAGATAAACTACTGGAAAAACATCAATTAGATCCTACAAAACGTCCTGCAGCTCTTTTTTTAACGGGTGACCAAATTTATGCCGATGATGTTTCAGAACATCTCTTTCCATTTATACGTAAAACTGCAGAGACATTGATGGGATATGAGGAAGACTTACTTGCTATAGATAAACGAATAACAAACTACACTAATAGAAAACAGATTTCTAAATACGTTTGTAAATTTACGTCAAGAAAATCTAGTAATCACTTATTTACTCTCGGAGAATATTCAACTATGTATTTGTTAAGCTTTGGTCCAGCCCTCTGGAAGGACATTCTGCCTCAATTAAGTAATACCTCCAATAATGCAGACATTATAAACTTTGCAAACTCTACATTTTCAACTCAAAGACTACTAGCAAATATACCAACGTATATGATATGTGATGACCACGATATTACAGATGATTGGAATATAACGAAAAAATGGAAGGAAAATGTGGAGAACTCTCCACTCGGAAAACATATCCTTGCCAATGCCTTAACAGCCTACTTTGCCTTCCAAGGCTGGGGAAATGACCCCTCTCGTTTTTCAAGTGACTTCTTCCTCCCTTTAGCTGAGTATGTAATGAACAAACCCTTCAATTTACACACTTATAAAAGCTGGATCAACTCCATAATTGGTTTTGGACCATGGACATACATTGCACCTACTAAACCAAAAGTGTTATGTTTAGATACACGTACAAGCCGAGAATGGAGTTATTATAAGAATCAGTCAAATAGGTGGATACCTCCTTCTACTTCTGGCCCTGAACTAGTCAATGAAAAGGGCTGGACTTTTGCTACAACCAAATTACTTGAAAGTGGTTGGCGGAAGAAAGATCCATTAGTCATCGTTTCCCCTGCCCCACTGTATGGCATGGAGGTAATCGAATCTTTCCTTGAAAAGTATATTTCTCCTTTAAGAAATAAAGGGATACCTGTGACTACTTCCTTTGATTTAGAGGCATGGAGAATGAACGGAAAAGGCGTGTATCATTTTTATAAAGTGCTTATGAAATTGGATCCCTCTGAAATAACCATTCTATCAGGAGATGCTCATATGGCATCTGCGATAGAAGTATGGACACAATTCGGTAAACAAGAGGAAATCAAACTACTCCAACTTACAAGCAGCCCATTAAAAAATGAAACCTTTAGAGGCCTTTCTGGATTAGCACTAAAAGCTGCCATTGTTCTTTATACCATATTTCAAACAGAAGACTGGATTGTGCGCGTTTGTGACGAGAAGCAAAATTTCCATTACGATTCAATTGCTGAAACCAAAGCAGTAACATTAGCTGAAAGTATTCATTACCTATATGTAAATAAAAAGAGCATTACCGAGTTATCGAATAATCTAGGCTTAGTATCTTTTATGACAGGTCAAACATATCATCAACTTTTAACAGCACATGTAACAAAAAAGGATGAAGCATAA
- a CDS encoding GNAT family N-acetyltransferase, which yields MDYVRITSIEDPLFVKMHELMKEVFPPEEVLEFELWKEPLEDPSIRVFVAVHNGDVVGSTEYRYYPNWNIAMTDFTIIGRQGLSLGRFLAQNRLKDLTALAKENGKELFGMFAEIYDPYQRGDFEFGGVKAMDPFVRREVLSHLGYKKLNFTYVHPSWKNDGEAVAGLDLCFMPLDDQLGEISSELVVDFITTYYSVLSNKPAQWVQMVDDLKNRETIELLPL from the coding sequence ATGGATTACGTTCGTATTACAAGCATTGAAGATCCTTTGTTTGTTAAAATGCATGAGTTAATGAAGGAAGTTTTCCCACCTGAAGAGGTGTTAGAGTTTGAATTATGGAAGGAGCCTTTAGAAGATCCAAGTATTCGTGTGTTTGTTGCGGTACATAACGGTGATGTGGTTGGTTCAACAGAATATCGTTACTATCCGAACTGGAACATTGCAATGACAGACTTTACAATTATTGGTCGCCAAGGTCTAAGTTTAGGACGCTTTCTAGCTCAAAACCGATTAAAGGACCTAACTGCATTAGCTAAAGAAAATGGGAAAGAACTGTTCGGAATGTTTGCTGAGATTTATGATCCTTATCAGCGCGGTGATTTCGAATTTGGTGGAGTAAAAGCAATGGATCCGTTTGTAAGAAGGGAAGTACTTTCCCATCTTGGCTACAAAAAGTTAAACTTTACATATGTGCACCCATCTTGGAAAAATGATGGGGAAGCGGTAGCCGGTCTTGATTTATGCTTTATGCCATTAGATGATCAGCTTGGAGAGATTTCATCAGAGTTAGTGGTTGATTTTATTACGACTTATTACAGTGTGTTATCAAATAAACCTGCTCAATGGGTACAAATGGTAGATGATCTGAAGAATAGAGAAACAATTGAGTTACTTCCCCTATAG
- a CDS encoding carbon-nitrogen hydrolase family protein: MKYRVSAVQYHLHTISSFEDFAAQCEHYIKTAQEFGSDFILFPEFFTTQLLSIGDESGKALSINDLPKFTEKYIDLFKNFASETGMHIIGGTHVLERQGKLFNVAHLFYPDGRVEEQAKLHITPTEVEEWNMSAGDGLRVFETDKGRIAMLTCYDIEFPEIVRMAKAKGADVIFCPSCTDDRHGFHRVRYTSHARAIENQIYVVLTGTVGSLPTVDFMRGNFGQAVVITPNDVPFPPQGIMVQGEINDDMIVTADLDLDLLYEVREKGSVTTWRDRRIDLYTDWK, encoded by the coding sequence TTGAAATATCGAGTGTCTGCTGTTCAATATCACTTACATACGATTTCATCATTTGAAGATTTTGCCGCTCAATGTGAGCACTACATAAAAACAGCACAGGAATTTGGTTCGGATTTTATACTCTTTCCGGAATTTTTTACAACCCAACTATTATCCATCGGTGATGAAAGTGGCAAAGCTTTATCCATAAATGACCTTCCTAAGTTTACAGAAAAATATATAGATTTATTCAAAAATTTTGCCTCAGAGACAGGAATGCATATCATTGGGGGAACGCATGTATTAGAGAGACAGGGTAAGCTCTTTAATGTTGCTCACCTGTTTTACCCAGATGGCCGTGTAGAAGAACAAGCGAAGCTTCATATTACTCCTACAGAAGTGGAAGAATGGAATATGTCTGCTGGGGATGGACTGCGAGTGTTTGAAACAGATAAAGGTAGAATTGCGATGCTTACCTGCTATGATATAGAGTTTCCTGAGATCGTTCGAATGGCAAAAGCAAAAGGGGCTGATGTAATTTTTTGCCCGTCATGTACAGATGACCGTCACGGTTTTCATCGTGTACGCTATACAAGCCATGCAAGAGCCATTGAAAATCAAATCTATGTGGTACTTACTGGAACAGTGGGGTCCTTGCCGACAGTTGACTTCATGCGTGGCAATTTCGGTCAAGCGGTGGTTATCACACCAAATGATGTTCCGTTTCCACCACAAGGGATTATGGTTCAGGGGGAAATTAATGATGACATGATCGTTACCGCTGACCTTGATTTAGACCTTCTTTATGAAGTGAGGGAAAAGGGCTCAGTTACAACATGGCGCGATCGTAGAATAGATCTTTATACTGACTGGAAATAA
- a CDS encoding helix-turn-helix domain-containing protein, translating into MDSQIIRFIRESYSMTQRDFAKLVNCSYSLIALVELGKRNVTKNLENKIAEALDLDQKQIESISLIVKEMGNGLPPFM; encoded by the coding sequence ATGGACAGCCAAATCATTCGTTTTATTAGAGAAAGCTACAGCATGACCCAACGAGACTTTGCAAAACTTGTTAACTGTAGCTACTCACTTATCGCCTTAGTTGAACTAGGAAAACGCAATGTTACTAAAAATCTTGAAAATAAGATTGCAGAGGCACTTGATCTCGATCAAAAGCAAATTGAATCCATATCACTAATTGTTAAGGAAATGGGTAACGGTCTTCCTCCATTTATGTAA